The proteins below come from a single Triticum aestivum cultivar Chinese Spring chromosome 5D, IWGSC CS RefSeq v2.1, whole genome shotgun sequence genomic window:
- the LOC123122600 gene encoding probable protein phosphatase 2C 70 isoform X1 — MGTYLSTPKTEKQTADAEGARVRYGLASMQGWRTTMEDAHTAMPQLDERTSFFAVFDGHGGKAVAKFCAKHLHMQFLRSAAYCSGDLASSARKAFLRMDEMMKGQRGWRELAELGEKGPKFTGMLESIIWSPKAGDADKLGDGWHSEEGPHSDFSGPTCGSTACVAIIRNDQLVVANAGDSRCVISRKGRAHDLSRDHKPELQSEKERIENAGGYIVAGRVNGSLNLTRAIGDMEMKENKLLPAEKQTVSAEPEVNTVTLSEDDEFIVLACDGIWDCMSSQQVVDFVHEKLKTEDSLSAVCEKVLDRCLAPESGGEGCDNMTMILVVLKKPTDSAATSSSEQSPVTPTKSAATASSEQSAVTDEEMRPSEPDAPKTPSSSK; from the exons ATGGGGACGTACCTCAGCACGCCCAAGACGGAGAAGCAGACCGCCGACGCTGAGGGCGCCCGCGTCCGCTACGGCCTCGCCTCCATGCAGGGATGGCGGACCACCATGGAGGACGCC CATACAGCTATGCCACAGCTTGATGAACGCACATCCTTTTTTGCCGTTTTTGATGGGCATGGAG GGAAAGCGGTCGCTAAATTCTGCGCCAAACATCTACACATGCAATTCTTAAGAAGTGCAGCATATTGTTCTGGTGATTTAGCTTCTTCTGCTCGGAAAGCCTTTTTGAG AATGGACGAGATGATGAAAGGGCAAAGGGGATGGAGAGAACTGGCTGAGCTGGGAGAAAAGGGGCCAAAGTTCACTGGAATGTTGGAGAGTATAATTTGGTCTCCCAAAGCTGGAGATGCAGATAAACTTGGGGACGGATGGCACTCGGAGGAG GGTCCTCATTCAGATTTTTCTGGGCCAACATGTGGAAGCACAGCGTGTGTGGCTATCATAAGAAATGATCAACTGGTTGTTGCAAATGCCGGGGATTCCCGGTGTGTTATCTCAAGGAAGGGTCGG GCTCACGATTTGTCAAGAGATCACAAGCCAGAACTTCAGTCAGAAAAAGAGAGGATTGAGAATGCTGGTGGTTACATTGTTGCTGGGCGGGTCAATGGAAGTTTGAACTtgacaagagcaattg GGGATATGGAAATGAAGGAAAATAAGCTTTTACCAGCCGAGAAACAGACTGTCTCAGCTGAACCTGAAGTGAACACA GTTACACTTTCTGAGGATGATGAATTCATTGTTTTGGCCTGTGATGGTATATG GGACTGCATGTCAAGTCAACAAGTAGTGGACTTTGTGCATGAAAAGTTGAAGACT GAGGATAGTCTATCTGCCGTGTGTGAGAAGGTGCTCGACCGGTGCTTGGCGCCTGAGAGTGGTGGGGAGGGTTGTGACAACATGACGATGATCTTGGTTGTGCTCAAGAAGCCTACCGACTCGGCTGCTACTTCTAGCTCAGAGCAATCTCCTGTCACGCCTACCAAGTCGGCTGCTACTGCTAGCTCGGAGCAATCTGCGGTCACCGACGAAGAGATGCGGCCCAG CGAGCCTGATGCCCCAAAGACCCCGTCGTCGTCGAAGTAG
- the LOC100037548 gene encoding serpin-Z1B encodes MATTLATDVRLSIAHQTRFALRLASTISSNPKSAASNAAFSPVSLHSALSLLAAGAGSATRDQLVATLGTGEVEGLHALAEQVVQFVLADASSAGGPRVAFANGVFVDASLLLKPSFQELAVCKYKAETQSVDFQTKAAEVTTQVNSWVEKVTSGRIKNILPSGSVDNTTKLVLANALYFKGAWTDQFDSYGTKNDYFYLLDGSSVQTPFMSSMDDDQYISSSDGLKVLKLPYKQGGDNRQFSMYILLPEAPGGLSSLAEKLSAEPDFLERHIPRQRVAIRQFKLPKFKISFGIEASDLLKCLGLQLPFSDEADFSEMVDSPMPQGLRVSSVFHQAFVEVNEQGTEAAASTAIKMVPQQARPPSVMDFIADHPFLFLLREDISGVVLFMGHVVNPLLSS; translated from the exons ATGGCAACCACCCTCGCCACCGACGTCCGCCTCTCCATCGCGCACCAGACCCGCTTCGCCCTCCGTCTCGCCTCCACCATCTCATCCAACCCTAAGTCTGCTGCCAGCAATGCCGCCTTCTCCCCGGTCTCCCTCCACTCCGCACTTAGCCTCCTCGCCGCTGGTGCGGGCAGTGCCACTCGGGACCAACTCGTCGCCACACTCGGGACAGGCGAGGTCGAGGGACTCCACGCGCTCGCCGAGCAAGTGGTCCAGTTCGTGCTCGCCGACGCGTCCTCCGCTGGAGGTCCGCGTGTCGCCTTCGCCAACGGCGTCTTCGTGGACGCGTCGCTGCTCCTCAAGCCATCCTTCCAAGAGCTTGCAGTGTGCAAGTACAAGGCCGAGACCCAATCCGTGGACTTCCAAACTAag GCCGCTGAAGTTACTACTCAAGTGAACTCATGGGTAGAGAAAGTCACAAGCGGTCGCATCAAGAACATTCTCCCATCAGGATCTGTTGACAATACCACTAAACTTGTTCTTGCCAATGCCCTTTATTTCAAAGGAGCTTGGACAGATCAGTTTGATTCATATGGAACAAAAAACGACTACTTCTACCTTCTTGATGGGAGCTCAGTTCAAACACCATTCATGTCCAGCATGGATGACGACCAATACATTTCGTCTTCTGATGGGTTGAAGGTACTTAAGCTTCCTTACAAGCAAGGTGGGGACAATAGGCAGTTCTCCATGTATATCCTTCTTCCAGAAGCACCGGGTGGTCTCTCGAGCTTGGCCGAAAAATTGAGTGCTGAACCAGACTTCTTGGAGCGGCATATCCCAAGGCAGAGGGTTGCAATTAGGCAATTCAAGCTCCCCAAGTTCAAGATATCATTTGGAATTGAAGCATCTGATTTGCTCAAATGCTTGGGCCTCCAGCTTCCATTCAGTGATGAAGCGGATTTTTCGGAGATGGTGGATTCCCCAATGCCACAAGGTCTTCGTGTCTCATCTGTTTTCCACCAAGCGTTTGTGGAAGTGAACGAACAAGGAACTGAGGCTGCAGCATCAACTGCTATTAAAATGGTCCCGCAACAGGCAAGGCCGCCCTCGGTCATGGATTTCATCgcggatcaccctttcctcttccttctccgggaAGACATCTCTGGTGTGGTCCTATTCATGGGTCATGTGGTCAATCCCCTCTTATCTTCGTAA
- the LOC123122601 gene encoding mavicyanin, with protein MASRALLLAVAGVVVAGCAVGLSGATDHIVGANRGWNPNINYSSWSANQTFYVGDLISFRYQKGTHNVFAVNETGYDNCTMDGVTGNWTSGKDFIPLPHPGTYFFICGNGFCQAGMKVAITVRIFDLGPEIYPPPAPGADNPPSSSSSSSSFAAGAWPAAAAAATALGAAAIIAL; from the exons ATGGCGTCCAGGGCGCTGTTGCTCGCCGTGGCCGGGGTGGTGGTGGCGGGGTGCGCGGTGGGGCTCTCCGGCGCGACGGACCACATCGTGGGGGCCAACCGCGGGTGGAACCCCAACATCAACTACTCCAGCTGGTCCGCCAACCAGACCTTCTACGTCGGCGACCTCATCT CGTTCCGGTACCAGAAGGGGACGCACAACGTGTTCGCGGTGAACGAGACCGGCTACGACAACTGCACCATGGACGGGGTCACCGGCAACTGGACCTCCGGCAAGGACTTCATCCCGCTCCCGCACCCCGGCACCTACTTCTTCATCTGCGGCAACGGCTTCTGCCAGGCCGGCATGAAGGTCGCCATCACCGTCCGCATCTTCGATCTCGGCCCAGAGATCTACCCCCCGCCCGCCCCCGGCGCCGAcaatcccccctcctcctcctcctcctcctcctccttcgccgcaggggcgtggccggcagcggcagcggcggccacCGCGCTGGGAGCTGCTGCCATCATTGCCCTTTAG
- the LOC123122598 gene encoding transmembrane 9 superfamily member 9, translating to MRAPAMLRWAAAGLALVALLAAAPPAAAFYLPGVAPTDFGKGDELLVKVNKLTSIKTQLPYTYYSLPFCKPNTIVDSAENLGEVLRGDRIENSPYVFQMREPKMCQIICKITVTEKEAKELKEKIEDEYRVNMVLDNLPLVVPVQRPDRNTVAYQGGYHVGVKGQYAGSKDEKHFIHNHLSFSVKFHKDEDSELSRIVGFEVKPFSIKHQFDGNWNDAITRLTTCDPHNSKFVVNSETPQEVEVGKDIIFTYDVRFEESEIKWASRWDTYLLMSDDQIHWFSIVNSLMIVLFLSGMVAMIMMRTLYRDISRYNQLETQEEAQEETGWKLVHGDVFRPPVNSDLLCVFVGTGVQFFGMLLVTMIFAVLGFLSPSNRGGLMTAMLLVWVLMGLIAGYSSSRLYKMFKGAEWKQITLRTAFLFPGIAFVIFFILNALIWGEKSSGAVPFTTMFALVLLWFGISVPLVFVGSYLGFKKPAMEPPVKTNKIPRQIPEQAWYMNPLFTILIGGILPFGAVFIELFFILTSIWLHQFYYIFGFLFLVFVILIITCAEITIVLCYFQLCSEDYNWWWRSYLTSGSSALYLFLYAGFYFWTKLQISKLVSGILYFGYMLLASFSFFVLTGTIGFCACFWFTRMIYSSVKID from the exons ATGCGGgcgccggcgatgctccggtgggccgccgccgggctcgccctcgtcgcgctcctcgccgccgcgccccccgccgccgccttctACCTCCCCGGCGTCGCCCCCACCGACTTCGGCAAG GGAGATGAACTGTTGGTGAAGGTGAACAAGCTGACATCAATAAAGACTCAGCTACCCTACACATATTATTCCCTTCCTTTCTGCAAGCCGAATACCATAGTTGACAGCGCTGAAAACCTTGGTGAGGTTCTCCGTGGTGATCGAATTGAGAACTCCCCTTACGTG TTTCAAATGAGAGAGCCCAAGATGTGCCAGATTATCTGCAAAATAACTGTTACTGAGAAAGAAGCAAAGGAGCTCAAGGAGAAGATTGAGGATGAATATCGTGTGAACAT GGTTCTTGACAATCTGCCACTGGTTGTTCCAGTTCAAAGGCCAGATAGGAACACTGTGGCCTACCAAGGTGGATATCATGTTGGTGTCAAGGGCCAGTATGCTGGA AGCAAGGATGAGAAGCACTTCATCCACAACCATTTGTCATTTTCGGTTAAGTTTCACAAGGATGAGGATTCAGAACTTTCTAGGATAGTGGGATTTGAGGTCAAACCATTCAG caTCAAGCATCAGTTTGATGGGAATTGGAATGACGCAATCACTCGTTTGACCACATGTGATCCTCATAACAGCAAGTTTGTAGTAAATTCTGAAACTCCTCAGGAGGTTGAGGTCGGCAAAGATATCATATTCACCTATGATGTTCGCTTTGAG GAGAGTGAAATTAAGTGGGCATCTCGATGGGACACCTATCTGTTGATGTCTGATGATCAGATTCACTGGTTCTCTATCGTTAACTCTCTCATGATCGTGCTTTTCCTATCTGGTATGGTGGCCATGATCATGATGCGCACCCTGTACAGAGATATATCTAGGTACAACCAGCTTGAAACTCAAGAGGAGGCACAGGAGGAAACTGGCTGGAAGCTTGTCCACGGAGATGTTTTCCGCCCTCCAGTCAACTCTGATTTGCTCTGCGTCTTTGTTGGCACTGGAGTCCAATTCTTTGGCATGCTGCTGGTTACGATGATCTTTGCTGTTCTGGGTTTCCTCTCTCCATCGAACCGTGGAGGATTGATGACTGCAATGCTTCTCGTCTGGGTCCTGATGGGGTTGATTGCTGGCTATTCTTCTTCACGACTCTACAAGATGTTCAAGGGTGCAGAGTGGAAGCAGATAACCCTGCGCACGGCTTTCCTGTTTCCAGGGATTGCCTTTGTTATCTTCTTCATCTTGAATGCCCTTATATGGGGGGAGAAGTCATCCGGTGCTGTCCCATTCACCACCATGTTTGCCCTGGTCCTCCTCTGGTTCGGCATCTCAGTGCCCCTCGTGTTTGTTGGGAGCTACCTCGGGTTCAAGAAGCCCGCCATGGAGCCTCCAGTGAAGACCAACAAGATCCCGCGTCAGATCCCTGAGCAAGCCTGGTACATGAACCCGCTCTTCACCATCCTGATCGGCGGCATCCTGCCGTTCGGCGCGGTCTTCATCGAGCTCTTCTTCATCCTCACCTCGATCTGGCTGCACCAGTTCTACTACATCTTCGGGTTCCTCTTCCTGGTGTTTGTGATCCTCATCATCACGTGCGCGGAGATCACAATCGTGCTCTGCTACTTCCAGCTGTGCAGCGAAGACTACAACTGGTGGTGGAGGTCGTACCTCACCTCGGGGTCGTCGGCGCTGTACCTCTTCCTGTACGCTGGGTTCTACTTCTGGACCAAGCTGCAGATCAGCAAGCTGGTGTCGGGCATCCTCTACTTCGGGTACATGCTGCTcgcctccttctccttctttgtGCTCACCGGAACCATTGGCTTCTGCGCCTGCTTCTGGTTCACGAGGATGATCTACTCGTCCGTGAAGATCGATTAG
- the LOC123122600 gene encoding probable protein phosphatase 2C 70 isoform X2, whose product MGTYLSTPKTEKQTADAEGARVRYGLASMQGWRTTMEDAHTAMPQLDERTSFFAVFDGHGGKAVAKFCAKHLHMQFLRSAAYCSGDLASSARKAFLRMDEMMKGQRGWRELAELGEKGPKFTGMLESIIWSPKAGDADKLGDGWHSEEGPHSDFSGPTCGSTACVAIIRNDQLVVANAGDSRCVISRKGRAHDLSRDHKPELQSEKERIENAGGYIVAGRVNGSLNLTRAIGDMEMKENKLLPAEKQTVSAEPEVNTVTLSEDDEFIVLACDGIWDCMSSQQVVDFVHEKLKTEDSLSAVCEKVLDRCLAPESGGEGCDNMTMILVVLKKPTDSAATSSSEQSPVTPTKSAATASSEQSAVTDEEMRPRI is encoded by the exons ATGGGGACGTACCTCAGCACGCCCAAGACGGAGAAGCAGACCGCCGACGCTGAGGGCGCCCGCGTCCGCTACGGCCTCGCCTCCATGCAGGGATGGCGGACCACCATGGAGGACGCC CATACAGCTATGCCACAGCTTGATGAACGCACATCCTTTTTTGCCGTTTTTGATGGGCATGGAG GGAAAGCGGTCGCTAAATTCTGCGCCAAACATCTACACATGCAATTCTTAAGAAGTGCAGCATATTGTTCTGGTGATTTAGCTTCTTCTGCTCGGAAAGCCTTTTTGAG AATGGACGAGATGATGAAAGGGCAAAGGGGATGGAGAGAACTGGCTGAGCTGGGAGAAAAGGGGCCAAAGTTCACTGGAATGTTGGAGAGTATAATTTGGTCTCCCAAAGCTGGAGATGCAGATAAACTTGGGGACGGATGGCACTCGGAGGAG GGTCCTCATTCAGATTTTTCTGGGCCAACATGTGGAAGCACAGCGTGTGTGGCTATCATAAGAAATGATCAACTGGTTGTTGCAAATGCCGGGGATTCCCGGTGTGTTATCTCAAGGAAGGGTCGG GCTCACGATTTGTCAAGAGATCACAAGCCAGAACTTCAGTCAGAAAAAGAGAGGATTGAGAATGCTGGTGGTTACATTGTTGCTGGGCGGGTCAATGGAAGTTTGAACTtgacaagagcaattg GGGATATGGAAATGAAGGAAAATAAGCTTTTACCAGCCGAGAAACAGACTGTCTCAGCTGAACCTGAAGTGAACACA GTTACACTTTCTGAGGATGATGAATTCATTGTTTTGGCCTGTGATGGTATATG GGACTGCATGTCAAGTCAACAAGTAGTGGACTTTGTGCATGAAAAGTTGAAGACT GAGGATAGTCTATCTGCCGTGTGTGAGAAGGTGCTCGACCGGTGCTTGGCGCCTGAGAGTGGTGGGGAGGGTTGTGACAACATGACGATGATCTTGGTTGTGCTCAAGAAGCCTACCGACTCGGCTGCTACTTCTAGCTCAGAGCAATCTCCTGTCACGCCTACCAAGTCGGCTGCTACTGCTAGCTCGGAGCAATCTGCGGTCACCGACGAAGAGATGCGGCCCAG AATCTGA